The Deltaproteobacteria bacterium genome window below encodes:
- a CDS encoding acetyl-CoA C-acyltransferase, with protein MSRDVVIVSAARTPIGSFGGSLASVPAPKLGATAIKAALARAGLEGGDLDEVLMGCVLPAGQGQAPARQAAIAAGVPKEVGAVTVNKVCGSGLKTVMLAASAIKAGDAHAIVAGGMESMSNAPYYLPQARNGYRLGHGQLVDGMIFDGLWDPYNDFHMGNAGELCASERKIDRERQDAFAAASYQRAQSAVREGLFKDEIVEVEIAGRKGEVTKFSEDEEPFRGAVDKLPTLRPAFKKDGTITAGNASTLNDGAAALLVMGADEASRRGLTPLARIAGYAQGAGAPEWFTTAPAKAIANLLAKTGHKPGDIDLWEINEAFSVVALVNQDELGIAGDRLNVRGGAVALGHPIGASGARILTTLIYALRQSKRRLGVASLCIGGGEAVALMVEVN; from the coding sequence ATGTCTCGTGACGTCGTCATCGTCAGCGCCGCCCGCACGCCCATCGGCAGCTTCGGCGGCTCGCTCGCCTCCGTGCCCGCGCCCAAGCTCGGCGCCACCGCCATCAAGGCCGCGCTCGCCCGCGCCGGCCTCGAGGGTGGGGACCTCGACGAGGTGTTGATGGGCTGCGTGCTGCCGGCCGGCCAGGGCCAGGCGCCCGCGCGCCAGGCCGCCATCGCGGCGGGCGTGCCCAAGGAGGTCGGCGCCGTCACCGTCAACAAGGTCTGCGGCTCGGGCTTGAAGACCGTGATGCTCGCGGCCTCGGCCATCAAGGCCGGTGACGCCCATGCGATCGTCGCGGGTGGCATGGAGAGCATGTCGAACGCGCCGTACTACCTGCCGCAGGCCCGCAACGGCTATCGCCTCGGCCACGGACAGCTGGTCGACGGCATGATCTTCGACGGGCTGTGGGACCCGTACAACGACTTCCACATGGGCAACGCCGGCGAGCTGTGTGCGAGCGAGCGGAAGATCGATCGCGAGCGCCAAGACGCGTTCGCGGCCGCCAGCTACCAGCGCGCGCAGTCGGCCGTGCGCGAGGGCCTCTTCAAGGACGAGATCGTCGAGGTCGAGATCGCCGGGCGCAAGGGCGAGGTCACCAAGTTCAGCGAGGACGAAGAGCCCTTCCGCGGTGCGGTGGACAAGCTGCCGACCCTGCGACCGGCCTTCAAGAAGGACGGCACGATCACCGCCGGCAACGCCTCGACGCTCAACGACGGCGCCGCGGCGCTGCTGGTGATGGGCGCCGACGAGGCCAGCCGCCGCGGGCTCACGCCGCTGGCGCGCATCGCCGGCTACGCCCAGGGCGCCGGTGCACCGGAGTGGTTCACGACCGCGCCGGCCAAGGCCATCGCCAACCTGCTCGCGAAGACCGGCCACAAGCCCGGCGACATCGACCTGTGGGAGATCAACGAGGCCTTCAGCGTTGTCGCGCTGGTGAACCAGGACGAGCTCGGCATCGCCGGCGATCGTCTGAACGTGCGCGGCGGTGCGGTCGCGCTGGGGCACCCGATCGGCGCCTCGGGGGCCCGCATCCTGACCACGCTGATCTACGCGCTGCGCCAGAGCAAGCGTCGCCTCGGCGTCGCCTCGCTGTGCATCGGCGGCGGCGAAGCGGTCGCGCTGATGGTGGAGGTGAACTGA
- a CDS encoding 3-hydroxybutyryl-CoA dehydrogenase (converts (S)-3-hydroxybutanoyl-CoA to 3-acetoacetyl-CoA) — protein sequence MATNIDTIGVLGAGQMGGGIAQVAAGKGVKVLLADVDRAHAEAGKARIGKGLGKLVEKGKITAEARDALLTNIEPVDGVAAFGAVDFAIEAATENIELKKKLMAGLDAACKPGAIVASNTSSISITLLGAQTKRPERVIGMHFMNPVPVMELVEIIRGLPTSDETYAQTIALAERLGKLTVTSKDSPGFIVNRVLIPLINEACFALQEGLGTAGDIDLGVKKGLNHPMGPLELADLIGLDTCLAIADVLHRELGDDKYRAANVLRMHVAAGWLGRKTGRGFYEYGGK from the coding sequence ATGGCCACGAACATCGACACCATCGGGGTGCTGGGCGCCGGGCAGATGGGCGGCGGCATCGCGCAGGTTGCCGCCGGCAAGGGCGTGAAGGTGCTGCTCGCCGACGTCGACCGTGCCCACGCCGAGGCCGGCAAGGCGCGCATCGGCAAGGGCCTGGGCAAGCTGGTCGAGAAGGGCAAGATCACCGCCGAGGCCCGCGATGCGCTGCTCACCAACATCGAGCCGGTCGATGGCGTGGCGGCGTTCGGCGCGGTCGACTTCGCGATCGAGGCCGCGACCGAGAACATCGAGCTCAAGAAGAAGCTGATGGCCGGGCTCGACGCGGCGTGCAAGCCCGGGGCGATCGTCGCCAGCAACACCAGCTCGATCTCCATCACGCTGCTGGGTGCGCAGACCAAGCGACCCGAGCGCGTGATCGGCATGCACTTCATGAACCCGGTGCCGGTGATGGAGCTGGTCGAGATCATCCGCGGCCTGCCGACCAGCGACGAGACCTACGCGCAGACCATCGCCCTGGCCGAGCGGCTCGGGAAGCTCACCGTCACCAGCAAGGACAGCCCGGGCTTCATCGTCAACCGCGTGCTGATCCCGCTCATCAACGAGGCCTGCTTCGCGCTGCAGGAGGGCCTCGGCACCGCGGGTGACATCGACCTGGGCGTGAAGAAGGGGCTCAACCACCCGATGGGGCCGCTCGAGCTCGCCGATCTCATCGGCCTCGACACCTGTCTGGCGATCGCCGACGTGCTCCACCGCGAGCTCGGCGACGACAAGTACCGCGCCGCCAACGTGCTGCGCATGCACGTCGCGGCCGGCTGGCTCGGTCGCAAGACCGGTCGCGGCTTCTACGAGTACGGGGGCAAGTGA
- a CDS encoding enoyl-CoA hydratase/isomerase family protein yields MGYATLKVEDRGAIRIVTIDRPKVLNAIDAQVIDELAAVLEQTGTTAGVRGLLLTGSGEKAFVAGADIAAMQEMTPAAALAFSGRGHAVGELLASLPVATVAAVNGFALGGGCELALACDFIYAAEHARFGQPEVKLGVIPGFGGTQRLLRRVGLARALELCMSGAMIDAAEAARIGLVNRVLPREELLPAALATLETIAQMGPLAIAKVKDVLHRGAELPLPEANLLEQQGFAELFATADQKEGMSAFLGKRAANFTGT; encoded by the coding sequence ATGGGCTACGCGACGCTGAAGGTCGAGGATCGGGGGGCGATCCGCATCGTCACGATCGATCGCCCCAAGGTGCTGAACGCGATCGATGCCCAGGTCATCGACGAGCTGGCGGCGGTGCTCGAGCAGACCGGCACCACCGCCGGCGTGCGCGGGCTGCTGCTGACCGGCAGCGGCGAGAAGGCCTTCGTGGCCGGGGCCGACATCGCCGCGATGCAGGAGATGACGCCGGCGGCGGCGCTGGCGTTCTCGGGCCGCGGACACGCCGTCGGCGAGCTGCTTGCGAGCCTGCCGGTTGCGACCGTCGCGGCGGTCAACGGCTTCGCGCTCGGGGGCGGCTGCGAGCTCGCGCTCGCCTGCGACTTCATCTACGCGGCCGAGCATGCGCGCTTCGGTCAGCCCGAGGTCAAGCTCGGCGTGATCCCGGGCTTCGGCGGCACCCAGCGGCTGCTGCGGCGGGTGGGCCTGGCCCGCGCGCTCGAGCTGTGCATGAGCGGTGCGATGATCGACGCCGCCGAGGCCGCCCGCATCGGCCTGGTGAACCGCGTGCTGCCGCGCGAGGAGCTGCTGCCGGCCGCGCTCGCGACGCTCGAGACCATCGCGCAGATGGGCCCGCTGGCGATCGCCAAGGTGAAGGACGTGCTGCACCGCGGCGCCGAGCTGCCGCTGCCCGAGGCCAACCTGCTCGAGCAGCAGGGCTTCGCCGAGCTGTTCGCCACCGCCGATCAGAAGGAGGGCATGTCCGCCTTCCTCGGCAAGCGCGCGGCGAACTTCACCGGCACCTGA
- a CDS encoding acyl-CoA dehydrogenase family protein — protein sequence MDLTLSEEHEALVAMVREFAARDVKPIAAQIDRDARFPKELVAKMAELGLMGIEVAVEYGGSGLDTIAYVLAMEEISAACASTGVIMSVNNSLVCDPLVKFASEAQKQRWLVPLASGQKLGCFMLSEPEAGSDAAAQRTVAVPDGDGWIIDGTKNWITNGPQADTGILFCMTDKPAGHRGISAFIIDMNAPGVARGHKDDKLGIRASHSSQIVFDQHRVGPEQLLGKVGEGFKIAMATLDCGRIGIAAQALGIARAAFETAAGYACVRRTFGKRVIDHQAMGFMLADMETDLEAARLLTLRAAAMKMAGQRHSRESAMAKLYASECANRLAKAAIQIHGGNGYVTEFPVERFYRDAKITEIYEGTSEIQRVVIAADLLRG from the coding sequence ATGGATCTGACGCTATCCGAGGAGCACGAGGCCCTGGTCGCGATGGTGCGGGAGTTCGCCGCCCGCGACGTCAAGCCGATCGCGGCACAAATCGACCGCGACGCCCGCTTCCCCAAGGAGCTGGTGGCCAAGATGGCCGAGCTGGGCCTGATGGGCATCGAGGTCGCCGTCGAGTACGGCGGCAGCGGGCTCGACACCATCGCCTACGTGCTCGCGATGGAGGAGATTTCGGCCGCCTGTGCCTCGACCGGCGTGATCATGAGCGTCAACAACTCGCTGGTCTGCGATCCGCTGGTGAAGTTCGCCAGCGAGGCACAGAAGCAGCGATGGTTGGTGCCGCTGGCATCGGGGCAGAAGCTGGGCTGCTTCATGCTGAGTGAGCCCGAGGCCGGCTCCGACGCCGCCGCGCAACGGACGGTGGCGGTGCCTGACGGCGACGGCTGGATCATCGACGGCACCAAGAACTGGATCACCAACGGGCCCCAGGCCGACACCGGCATCCTGTTCTGCATGACCGACAAGCCCGCTGGGCACCGCGGCATCTCGGCCTTCATCATCGACATGAACGCGCCCGGCGTCGCGCGTGGACACAAGGACGACAAGCTCGGCATCCGTGCCAGCCACTCGTCGCAGATCGTGTTCGACCAGCACCGCGTGGGGCCCGAGCAGCTGCTCGGCAAGGTTGGCGAGGGCTTCAAGATCGCGATGGCCACGCTCGACTGCGGACGCATCGGCATCGCGGCGCAGGCCCTCGGCATCGCGCGCGCCGCCTTCGAGACCGCGGCGGGCTATGCCTGCGTGCGCCGCACCTTCGGCAAGCGCGTCATCGATCACCAGGCCATGGGCTTCATGCTCGCCGACATGGAGACCGACCTCGAGGCCGCGCGGCTGCTGACCCTGCGCGCCGCCGCGATGAAGATGGCGGGGCAGCGCCACAGCCGTGAGTCGGCCATGGCGAAGCTGTACGCCTCGGAGTGCGCCAACCGCCTCGCCAAGGCCGCGATCCAGATCCACGGCGGCAATGGCTACGTCACCGAGTTCCCGGTCGAGCGGTTCTACCGCGACGCCAAGATCACCGAGATCTACGAGGGCACCAGCGAGATCCAGCGTGTGGTCATCGCTGCCGACCTCCTGCGTGGCTGA
- a CDS encoding acyl-CoA dehydrogenase family protein codes for MNFSPDEAELAVAALARDVADTQLRPAAAALDRVGGFPHENLRALTRAGLLGVNVPRALGGLEAGALAYSLAITEVADACAATTVALAVNNMVAEVVTHFGNPEQRAHHVPRLCDGRYVVGAFALSEAGAGSDPGGMRTTARRTDAGWIIDGSKLWISSGSDAGLFVVWARTGEGAGARGISTFLVPGDTPGVRRGKPEHKLGLRGSTTCAIDFEGCEVGPEALLDEAGRGFRVAMMALDGGRIGIASQALGVGRAATRVAAAWAKQRWGERVPQAVQFALADNACELDAAALLTHRAAWLKREGKPFSNQASMAKLMASERAVAACDRALAVMGADGQDRELPIERLVRDVRVSMIYEGTSEVQRLVIARDIMRRFGEEARA; via the coding sequence ATGAACTTCTCGCCCGACGAAGCCGAGCTGGCCGTGGCCGCGTTGGCCCGCGACGTGGCGGACACGCAGCTGCGACCCGCCGCCGCCGCGCTCGATCGCGTCGGCGGCTTCCCCCACGAGAACCTGCGCGCGCTGACGCGGGCGGGCCTGCTGGGCGTCAACGTGCCGCGCGCCCTCGGCGGACTCGAGGCCGGCGCGCTGGCCTACAGCCTCGCAATCACCGAGGTCGCCGACGCGTGCGCCGCGACCACCGTCGCGCTCGCGGTCAACAACATGGTCGCCGAGGTCGTCACGCACTTCGGCAACCCCGAGCAGCGCGCGCACCACGTACCGCGGCTGTGCGACGGCCGCTACGTCGTGGGTGCGTTCGCGTTGTCCGAGGCGGGCGCCGGCAGTGACCCCGGCGGCATGCGCACCACGGCGCGTCGTACCGACGCCGGATGGATCATCGACGGCAGCAAGCTGTGGATCAGCAGCGGCAGCGATGCCGGGCTGTTCGTGGTGTGGGCACGCACCGGCGAGGGCGCGGGGGCACGTGGCATCTCGACCTTCCTGGTGCCCGGCGACACCCCGGGCGTGCGCCGCGGCAAGCCCGAGCACAAGCTGGGTCTGCGCGGCAGCACCACGTGCGCGATTGATTTCGAGGGTTGCGAGGTCGGGCCCGAGGCGCTGCTCGACGAGGCCGGCCGAGGCTTCCGCGTGGCCATGATGGCGCTCGACGGCGGCCGCATCGGCATCGCCTCGCAGGCGCTCGGGGTCGGTCGCGCCGCCACGCGCGTCGCCGCTGCGTGGGCCAAGCAGCGCTGGGGCGAGCGCGTGCCGCAGGCGGTCCAGTTCGCGCTCGCCGACAACGCCTGCGAGCTCGATGCGGCGGCGCTGCTGACCCACCGTGCCGCGTGGCTCAAGCGCGAGGGCAAGCCGTTCTCCAATCAGGCCAGCATGGCCAAGCTGATGGCCAGCGAGCGGGCCGTCGCCGCCTGCGATCGTGCGCTGGCGGTGATGGGCGCCGACGGCCAGGACCGCGAGCTGCCGATCGAGCGGCTGGTCCGCGACGTGCGGGTGTCCATGATCTACGAGGGGACCAGTGAGGTGCAGCGACTGGTGATCGCGCGCGACATCATGCGCCGCTTCGGCGAGGAGGCGCGGGCATGA